The proteins below are encoded in one region of Thermogemmatispora onikobensis:
- a CDS encoding response regulator: protein MRPGPTILVVDDSLVCRTVLRVALSRAGYQVQTCSDGLSALSALTSPGAPPPDLLLLDWLLPHLSGLQLTYLLRHQTRSPQLSRLPILMLSCRHSTLDRLKARLAGASAFLAKPFTIADLLTIVHNLLSSSPGPHLTPLPPPPALPPVPTAQSLPPPSFFP from the coding sequence ATGCGCCCAGGACCGACCATTCTCGTAGTTGACGATTCGCTGGTCTGTCGAACGGTGCTGCGCGTGGCCCTCAGCCGCGCCGGCTACCAGGTCCAGACCTGCAGCGACGGCCTCAGCGCCCTCTCAGCGCTGACCAGCCCCGGAGCACCCCCGCCCGATCTGCTCCTGCTCGACTGGCTCCTGCCCCATCTCTCCGGTCTCCAGCTCACCTATCTCCTGCGCCACCAGACCCGCTCTCCCCAGTTGTCCCGCCTGCCCATTCTGATGCTGAGCTGCCGTCACAGCACCCTCGACCGCCTCAAGGCTCGCCTGGCCGGCGCCTCCGCTTTCCTGGCCAAACCCTTCACCATCGCCGACCTGCTCACCATTGTCCACAATCTCCTATCCTCTTCGCCTGGTCCACACCTCACCCCACTCCCTCCCCCGCCTGCGCTCCCCCCAGTCCCTACCGCCCAGTCCCTGCCACCCCCCTCCTTTTTCCCTTGA
- a CDS encoding helix-turn-helix domain-containing protein: MRSVHQARDLGLFVENLRAQAGLSLTTLASLVGSSKSTLSRLEQGQIPLPARGKNRMLLIALVHLLCNAASERDRILSLASIDPALLTLGELIVLGLWPPSSSHGVRSLPREDVEQGRVEVLRLLTQLEEWMREPAVSHSEQVSTLLRRKIARYRVLLEELEQQLTWIQHTSHLGEPGASPGHGTHLDQSRNMQTGTSPVEERSQTSSSSALSPDLFNLASARARWLMQQAGVERFAVDECIVLTASEGFRGWDKRQIQMTTLAQPWPLPEDLAAVLRERRAALEESALNAPHYQLVSLTPAWSELDGLKLILAPLRFYDYMALLPILDKPLLPSQDGRLLSIREKYGSAALYTRSYSRSVALIPAPVSIQCLLETQDERLVLVQRSEAVAFYPGCWSASFEETMNAPGQVAGSFQSGDAHVFDAAYRGLEEEFGLPAEAVEEMKALSLNVEYPTLSVDVFMLIKLARPFAAVKERWLISARHRDEALQMTGIACRLDEVVATLFAPRQWHPTSRMRLVQWLIQRYGLDAVVAAIKEQSQSVALSDGPAQEDQERRLGLSEATGAVLLGATGTARDEREEVKPVIGAAYGAEQRSRSDKALSLSDLAAPETVQLMQEAGIDSLAVDGLIMLTSSAAFQGWLPADIVTRRLARPLPVPEEVERCRQRYLPPVAAHFTNSSHYRLATYTPAFSDRRGLEVMLAPIGFHDYYPLAYALDEPLLEGPTGPCSLRQKYGVTALHYLPGVYPALPMPVSLQGVVLTSDQQVILMRRSEAVAFYPGCWSVSFEETMNAPGLDPRGHERSGDSDFFACARRGIREEFGLGPEAIEEIRILSLNLEYWLLAVAVVAVIRLRVPADEVRRRWLLQAADRDEAAQLSTFTLTLGAALQELGSGRRWHPTARMRLLQMLFHVYGVDEVQRALAHQV, translated from the coding sequence ATGAGAAGTGTACACCAGGCGCGTGACTTGGGGCTATTTGTGGAGAATCTGCGCGCCCAGGCTGGCCTTTCGTTAACCACGCTGGCCAGTCTGGTAGGAAGCAGCAAGAGTACGCTCTCGCGACTGGAACAGGGACAAATTCCTCTGCCCGCACGCGGCAAAAACCGTATGCTACTCATTGCGCTGGTGCATCTGCTCTGTAACGCGGCCAGCGAACGCGATCGTATCCTCTCTCTGGCTTCTATTGATCCGGCCTTGCTCACTCTTGGAGAGCTGATTGTCCTGGGCCTCTGGCCGCCATCTTCCTCTCACGGTGTTCGCTCGCTGCCCCGTGAGGATGTGGAACAAGGCAGGGTAGAAGTACTACGGCTGTTGACACAACTGGAAGAGTGGATGCGTGAGCCTGCGGTCTCTCATTCAGAGCAGGTGAGTACACTCCTACGTCGAAAGATCGCTCGCTATCGCGTATTGCTTGAAGAACTGGAGCAGCAGCTTACCTGGATTCAGCATACTTCCCACCTCGGAGAGCCAGGCGCTTCCCCAGGACATGGAACGCATCTCGATCAAAGCCGCAATATGCAAACTGGTACCTCTCCCGTTGAGGAACGATCACAGACATCTTCTTCCTCTGCACTATCTCCTGACCTCTTCAACCTGGCGTCAGCAAGAGCGCGCTGGCTGATGCAACAGGCAGGTGTTGAACGCTTTGCTGTCGACGAGTGTATTGTGCTCACCGCCAGCGAAGGCTTTAGAGGCTGGGACAAGAGGCAGATCCAGATGACGACCCTGGCGCAGCCGTGGCCCCTCCCCGAGGATCTGGCTGCCGTCCTGCGCGAGCGGCGGGCGGCATTGGAGGAAAGTGCGCTCAACGCTCCACACTATCAACTGGTCTCGCTGACCCCAGCCTGGAGTGAGCTTGATGGTTTGAAGCTCATCCTGGCCCCGCTCCGTTTCTACGATTATATGGCATTGCTTCCGATCCTTGATAAACCACTTCTCCCCTCTCAAGATGGTCGGCTTCTGAGTATTCGCGAGAAATATGGAAGTGCTGCCTTATATACCCGCTCTTACTCCCGCAGTGTGGCCTTGATACCAGCGCCGGTAAGCATTCAGTGTCTGTTAGAGACGCAAGATGAACGCCTGGTACTTGTGCAGCGCTCGGAAGCGGTGGCATTCTATCCTGGTTGCTGGTCAGCATCCTTCGAAGAGACCATGAATGCGCCAGGGCAGGTTGCTGGGTCCTTTCAGTCGGGCGATGCTCATGTCTTCGACGCTGCTTATCGCGGACTGGAGGAAGAGTTTGGCCTACCGGCGGAAGCGGTCGAGGAGATGAAAGCTCTCTCGCTCAACGTCGAATATCCGACGCTCTCGGTTGATGTCTTCATGCTGATCAAGCTGGCGCGGCCTTTCGCCGCTGTCAAGGAGCGCTGGCTCATCAGTGCGCGTCACCGCGACGAGGCGCTACAGATGACAGGGATCGCGTGCCGGCTTGACGAGGTGGTGGCGACGCTCTTTGCACCTCGCCAATGGCACCCGACGTCACGGATGCGCCTGGTTCAATGGCTCATTCAGCGCTATGGGTTGGATGCCGTGGTGGCGGCAATCAAGGAACAGAGCCAGAGTGTAGCGCTATCTGATGGACCAGCACAGGAAGATCAAGAACGCCGATTAGGGCTATCCGAGGCGACTGGTGCGGTACTGTTGGGAGCGACTGGAACGGCTCGTGACGAGCGAGAGGAGGTGAAGCCAGTGATTGGAGCGGCCTATGGCGCCGAGCAGAGGTCACGATCTGACAAAGCGCTCTCGCTCTCAGATCTGGCTGCACCTGAGACTGTGCAGTTGATGCAAGAGGCCGGGATTGACAGTCTGGCTGTAGATGGACTGATTATGCTCACCAGCAGTGCTGCCTTTCAGGGCTGGCTGCCTGCCGACATTGTGACGAGGCGGCTGGCCAGGCCGTTGCCGGTTCCCGAGGAGGTCGAACGTTGTCGGCAACGCTATTTGCCTCCGGTAGCCGCCCATTTTACCAATTCCTCTCATTATCGCCTGGCTACTTATACTCCCGCCTTCAGTGACCGTCGAGGGCTGGAAGTGATGCTAGCACCGATCGGCTTCCATGACTATTATCCGCTGGCGTATGCTCTAGATGAACCGTTGTTGGAGGGTCCGACGGGGCCGTGTAGTCTGCGCCAGAAGTATGGGGTGACAGCTTTGCATTATCTTCCCGGGGTCTATCCGGCGCTTCCCATGCCGGTGAGCCTGCAGGGAGTGGTACTGACCAGTGATCAGCAGGTCATACTGATGCGGCGCTCGGAGGCAGTAGCATTCTACCCTGGTTGTTGGTCAGTATCTTTCGAAGAGACTATGAATGCGCCGGGCCTGGACCCGCGCGGGCACGAGCGTTCGGGTGATAGTGATTTCTTTGCTTGTGCTCGGCGTGGAATCAGGGAGGAATTTGGGCTAGGGCCAGAGGCGATTGAGGAGATCAGGATACTGTCGTTAAACCTTGAGTACTGGCTGCTGGCGGTCGCTGTAGTGGCGGTGATCCGTTTACGTGTTCCAGCGGATGAGGTACGTAGGCGCTGGCTGTTGCAGGCGGCTGATCGGGATGAGGCTGCCCAACTGAGCACGTTCACGCTGACTCTGGGAGCGGCTTTACAGGAGCTGGGCAGTGGGAGGCGCTGGCATCCGACGGCACGCATGCGTCTGCTCCAGATGCTTTTTCATGTCTACGGCGTTGATGAGGTGCAAAGAGCGCTGGCTCATCAGGTGTGA